Sequence from the Myxocyprinus asiaticus isolate MX2 ecotype Aquarium Trade chromosome 44, UBuf_Myxa_2, whole genome shotgun sequence genome:
TAATAAAATTGCTTGTTGGGATTGAATAAATAAGAAGAAATGTTGATAACAGAACATTACCAACAGAAGAAATGCTGTGGCTGATGTTTTGGGAGTAGCTTGAATCCCCTCACCAAAGTAACTAGAAGTTTTAAAACTTATATTGTAGAATTTTGGCTTAGCTCAGTTTTATCTGTTTACATTTTCTTTCTCTCGTACCTTCACATAATGGCATCACAGTTAGCATAGATCTGTTGTATCTATGCTGAACAGTTTAACAGtgtttttttagaagaaaattgaATTAATTTACCGTTCAGCTCAACCTTATGACTTTCTCAGACTCACCAAGACTTCCCATGTTCAtggaaacatgttttattatgtttatatacaTGTTTATTTTCTAAGCTTACAGTGGATTTTTCATCTGCATCTCAAGAGATCCAgacatattaaaaatgtatgaagctGAAGAAATATCACAAACGAGGCAAGGCAAGTCGAAAAAGTTACCTGTGACTCTGATGCTTTGACTGAGTAACAAGTACCATACATTGAACActtacaaaaatgacataaattgaAAATGATTCTGTTGTTTCTCTCTTTTCACTTTCCCAGAGTTCTCTCTTGTTTGCCAGACTGACATTGTATTTGCTGATCCTGGAGATGATGTTGTTCTGGCCTGTCGTCTTGAGCCAGCTATCAGTGCTGCTGCAATGGAAATCAAGTGGTTGAATAAGGCAGATCTTGTCTGTCATTATAAGGATGGGCAGGTGACAGAGAGTAGAGGCTATGAGGGGAGAGTAAGTCTCTCATTACAAGATCTACAAAGAGGAAATGTGTCTTTGACACTCAGAGACATCAGAGGATTACAGAGGGGCCTCTATATCTGTGAGGTCATCCATGAATGGCAAACAAAACGAGAATATGTCTTTCTTTATATCAGCTGTAAGTATTCTGCATGACCAAAAGCTAAATATGTTTCAAAGATTATCCATATAAGCCCCAAAAATAGCTATACATTTTGTCCAGCTCAGAAAGTTTCTTGTTTTATTTGGCTTAAGCAGAACTGCAAGGAGTTCAGATtgattttctgtttatgtttttcacTGGTATCATCCATTAGTTTGGTTGAAAACAACTTTTAACATTGTTTGACCTTTAGCAGAGTTGCAGTATGCTTTTGACAATATATGGATTTCTCTCTCCAGCTGAAAACGTAAGACTTGTGGTTCCTACTGACATCATATCTGCTGATGCTGGAGCAGATGTCACCTTGCCTGTTCATCTCTCACCTGAAACAAGTGCAGTTTCCATGACAGTTATGTGGTTTAGAGGGACAGAGCTCATTTATCAGTACAACAATGGACAGGGGACAACAAACAGATGCTGTGAGAACCGAGTGGGTCTGCCCATCCAGGAGCTGGGGAGAGGAAATCTTTCTCTGAATTTGAGAAATGTTCAACAGTCTGATTCAGGAAACTACACTTGCAAAGTTTTTCAAGATGGATATCTGTTCACAGGATTAGTTCACTTGCGAGTGAGAGGTAAGGTATTATGAAAGTTGTATCTATGCTATATTCTACTTTTCTTCTCTAGCTTGTTCCTGTAGTTCATTCATGAAAAATCACTTTAGTAGTTTTGCCAAATATTAGTAGTCTATTTGATGCAATATGCAGACTTAATTAATAAACCTTAATTAAAAGCAGGTTTACATTGTTTTATCCACCTGAATAGTTTATTAAGTTTGTTGTAATCATAAGACAGGCGTgtagcatttttaaatataattttttttggatgTAGTCTGCCAGTTTTATATTAGGCCtcttttttttcattgtctttgAAATATGACTGGTGAAGAGATGATATGTTCACATTTGTGATATTTGGTTTATTTTAGAGATTGACAAGAGTGATTATACAAGGCACCTGCAGGATATCCTGACACAAGTATATAATGATACTGTGCAACAAAAACTGACTAaggaaaacataaaaaagcttGTAAAAGCACTATCTCTACTATTTCATggtagaaataaaaagaaaaacacatttgttGGTAAGTTTGAGGGACAATGAGAAGCAAAATTTCCTTTCAAAGCTTCCTCCATATTATTTAAAACTAAGCTATAGATAAAAATATCAAATGGGAAGTTCTAAAACTACATGGCAAAGTTCTCatctccaaaaataaataaataaattaataataataataatatcatctttttgtttttttgtctaccTCATTTCAGTTTTAGAGCCTACATCCAGAAGGACAGATAGTATGGAAAGAATTCCTCCATTCTGTAAGATACTACTATTGACTGATCAAAGACGCTTTTGTGTATTTCAGTCTGGTGTGTTTAATTGTAATATGGTTGTAAGAAAGATCAAAGAATTCTACACGTTACTGTAACTGCTGTGCAGGGGCGTAGGAACTTTTAACACTTTTTGaggaaaaataattacatttaattacatttgaataCATTTAATTTGCTTAATTGTAGTGGAAGGAAAAAAGCGCAGCTGTCTGCCTAAACCAAAGCCTTTAAGGCCCAGCAGAAGCCTCTGCCAGCTGGTTGCTTCGGCAGTGGGCAGAACAAACTCGGCACTCCCATTGGCTAGCACTCACAGTCCTCGTTTTGATTCAGCAAATCAGTTCGAGTGAACGCAGACAACATTAATGCTAATGAGCCCAACAGCCTGCTGGCAATCAACCTGAGACAAGACATGAGCAAACTGAGAAGTCATGTTTGACTGTTGTAAGTTAACGGTCgttaaaccgtttatttgtgttgttggtagAAGTACCACCAGCGCATGCAGCACAAAAATGGAACAGGACATGTGTTTACTGTCGACGTGATGTGTCACAACGGACACTTCCAgcgtagacagcatcattgattataatggagtctattgcttttgacgcaacGTGCCGCTCACGTCCACTGTAGGCAGGGTGTTAGAAtgtgatccccccccccccccccccaagttttCAGATCGTTCCTACGCCCCTGCTGCTATGAAAGGGTAATTGTACCTTTTGATTGGGTTTTATTAGAGTTATAGAGTTTTGTTATATAGTATGTAAATTTACAAGGATTTGACATGCTAAATGACATGATTTTCTCAATATCTTGTGATTGCCTGCAGTGGGAGATGGCAGCTCAGTGGAGAGCCTGGAAATAGAAGACACTTCCggtacattatatattatatactattgTAACAGGtgaagggatgggcaaggaggaggcaataaccggctgaacagtcaacataaagtttactGATATAAATaatcttaaaacaacataaagcaTAAAGATGTACACACAGCGCGGCCGCTCGCGTCTCTCTTGAACTGGtacctccggctcatctttatccccctcttgTCTGATTAGCCCGACTCAGGGCCGGTGgtgtgtcctcatggcccggccccgccctcctccttgtcacactgctaatatatatatatatatatatatatatatatatatatatatatatatatatatgttctagGAATTGCCATTATTGTATAGATAGGATGGATACATCATAAGGAGTTCTAaacaaaataacataaatggCTGTTTACTACATGACAAATTTCCAGGATATAAATCAAAATGTAAATTGGAAACTGAGGTTTATTTGTTTGAGTTTTGTAAATTTGCATGAACTACATGATAAGCTACAAAGTCAACTTCATAActggacttttattttttattttttttttcacttcttcCAAATAATTTTGTTTCCCTCATTTCAGTTGTAGGTCCTACATCTAGACGTACAAATAGTATGGAAGGAATTCCTCCACTCAGTAAGATCCCACTTTAAATAATCATAGAtgcatgagtgtttgtgtatttaaATCTTACCTTAGAACTTGAGCACAATCTtgaatcttaaagggataattcacccaaaaaataaaattttctcatcatttactcaccctcaatctatttcagctctttagttccattcaatgtaagtgaaagaTGGCCAgctctttaaagctccaaaaagcacataaaggcagcataaaagtaattcatacaactcccgtggtttaattaatgtcttctagaGCGATATGATCGATATGAAaccaataaatatttaagtccttttttactataaatgttcacTTCCGGTCACTCTCCAATGCATGTTCATGAGAGGCCCTCTTGCATGGTGTAAGCACGTTGGCTTGTTCTCATGTGAAcatgacattaatttaaccaatggtgtctaatggattacttttatgctgcctttatgtgctctttggagctttaaagtgctgatcactatctacttgcattgtatggacctacagggctgagatatttttctaaagatCTTCGTTTGTGTAGATTAATTGATGCACATAAAAGATAAGCTGTCTCTTTGCATCTTATTTGTTGTATGATCTCATGTTGCCCACAGCAAATGTAAGTACCAGTAGTGCTCACTACCTATcaatgtatgttgtttttttatgtttattttgagtgAAGGGGTAACTTACAATTGTTTTTTATGATTTTGTTAGTTCAAAGTCATAGATATTCTGCATATCCAGTTTCTTTGCTTGTGTTTCAATATTGCAGTGGAAAGAGAGAGTGGAAATCAAAATACAAGACAAACAAGAGAAAGGGGAATAGCCACCGAGCAAGCAAGATCCTTCCCAGCTATGCCATCAGTGCAAAGAACATCAGCAAGAGAAAACACACTAACACAAGAGAGGCCAGAAGCAACAATGCAATGGACTCTGCCAGAGAGAAGACAAGGAAGTATTGCTACAGCACAAGAAACATCCACTCCAGCTATGCCATCACAGGATCCACAAAGAGAAGGAACAGCAGGATCAGCCATGTCACCAGCAGGAGGGAGGACACAAGCACAAGAGAGGCCAGGATCCAGCACACAAAGGACTCAAAGGAGACATGAAAGTACAGAGAACAAATGCCAAATTTTGTAATTAAACATGTACTCTGAGACATACAGTTACCACTGGTCTACTTTGGTTAGCATGATAAACTTATGAGCAAACATTTGGTTAGCTGACCATATTTGAATTGGTTTTagaatcaggacccgcaccagcagaCTTCATGGCAGCTTCtcatgatacatatatcagcctcagactggactcacattttatacttctcttaataacacactgacaACTGACTATCTACACTTTCTTTGCCCTGATCTAGACTTAAAgaacacctattatggtttttcaaatattgccTTGTAAGAGGTGATTGTGCATTTAGGGTCGCCGGTCCGAAACTATGGAAAAGTCAACCTCTCCACATCAGGCTAACCCCTTCAAACTGAGCATTCAAATCTGTCCTAAAGACTTACCTGTTTTCTCTGGTTTTAATATCCCATAATTAATATTAAGAATTCATATcccaaaatattcattttaatattttatgtgtttttacctTGTTTCCAGTTATATCTGTTAGATGTGTAAATCaggtgtttattgtaattgtcatactgctatgttgcttggaaccgcacccaagactttcacccactgttgcacttgtgtatatggttgattGATAATAAaggaatttgatttgatttgatcactGTTTGTCCTGAAACCTttaactgaagtgtgtaatttttgtaccATTAGGGTCACTAAACTGAGTTGCAAAAATTAACATTGTTTTCAGACAAGTTTACCGAACACTCTTCTGACACTGGTTGAACAAACGATAGTCCCTTCCCAAACacacgccactggttgagtcagtgttgctgtttGAAAGCACCAGAGACCCAGTGTTACACATTTTGGGGAAATCAATCTACAAATTGTttacttttagttgtttctgcatagTAAGCTGAGATAGGTGAAAATTACACACAGCAGCTTTAAATGTGTTATGTTGGAGTCTGTAATCATTCTCAATGTTTGTAAAatcccaaaataaataattaaaggaatagttcaccccaaaatgaacattctctcatcgtttactcacccgtatgccatctcaaactcttatgactttcttctatggaacacaaagatattttgaaggagatatgatgtgtttatatcaatataatgcaagtcaatggggtccaaaactttcaagctccaaaaggacataaaggcaatcGAGTTTCAAATcttgattgccaaggagactgcagatgtcaagacttatagtgaaaaaggagttacattttagtccgttctcacccaaaacttattatattgcttcagaagacatggattaaaccatggaGTCacctttatgctacctttatgtcctttttagagcttgaaagttttagaccccattcatttacattgtatgTAGAAACAGAcatatccttcaaaatatctttgcttgtgttccgcagaagaaagtcacatgagTCTGagacaacataaggatgagtaaatgatgataatatTATAAttcttgggtaaactattccttttaaaggtgctgtaatgtGTTTAGTTTCTGATAGTTTTTAGTCTTTAAAAGTGTAGACTGGCCCCCTGACTCTTTTTGCTGCTTACAGAGATAATTGtgatttcaacatgatcacacaggaaatcagcgTATTAGTGCAGAATGTTTTGCCATCCATATTAAGACCCAATGTGCCGAATTCCAAATAAGCGGCACCAAGCAGCAAATGTTCATGCCACGCTATGCCATTGATGTCACATCTGAGATACTACATTTGCAAAGTAGTATGTGAAAGAAAGCTGTTTTGGTGATATGGACATTTTATGCATGGGCTTTGTAAATAATCACTGACAGGACCTTTAAATGTATACGTTACCActgaatgcaaaataaaatgtatattatgttatgAGGCTAGAGTACTGAATCCAGTTCTTATTCTAATTTAATGCAATATTGAGTCCTATCACAAATCACAACACAAAGTTTGTTATTTTGATATTTGTTTACTCTTGTTGTCTGTGATCTTAAGGTATGTTGCCATACTGTTCACAAAGATGATACTATCTTGTTTTGCTCAAACTATGCACCCTATGTACTGCCATTGTATAACATCagtgagcacaacattttttcaaaatttctccctttgtgtaccgaaaaagaaaagaaagtcatactggtgtAGAACAAcacaaggatgagtaaataatgacaggattttcattttggggggaactatccctttaagcactgtTCTGTTCCTTATTTTATGTTGTTAATGGTCTCTTTCATTCATTAGTTATATTTCAGTCATCTTATTTAGATGTGTTTTATCCATAATCGACATGTAAATGActaactttattttaatgttacagTTATGACATACCTTTATACAGTGTGGGTGTTATGAACTTAACATCGTCCTGTGTGCATTTCTTTTAATGCATCCAACTCAATTATTTTATAGATATAATTAACACCTGGCATGTACATGTCTGAATAGATAGCGAAAACCAACAAGTGTTTTATCcctgctctcccccttcatcgctgcttgactttgACGAAATGAAGTCGTGGCACTTGAAAGATAtaactttttaaagaaaaataaaattttggctCTTGTAAGTAAACAGCGGTAtcactttttcaagatttataaatagaaaccaaaatgatgctgACATTTGTtgcatcccacagcgcagcacactgaaggtatatggagttttggttgttatacagtgatgtcacatgaaacaggtcagtactaactaataattaaaaaagggATATTTGTTAAAAATCTTATTATGAATTAGTAATTAATAATATGATTTTTAACAAATGTTACTTTTTGGAAGATGTCTCATTCATGATGTTGTTCTATCGTGTCATCTTGAGCCAGCTGTCAGTGCTGCTCGAGTAGTGGTACAGGACTAAACTGGTCTATCATTTTAAGGATTGGCAGGTGACAGGAAGACTTTGAGGGTAGAGTGAGTCTCCTCGTGGTGGATCTACACAAAGAAATTGTCTCTGAAAATCAAATAGTGAGAACTTCAGAGAGGGGTGCTATTGTTTTAATATTGTtgtcctccttgacttgtctgctgttACACAGTGAACCACCAGATTCTCTTGTCCactctctctgacctgggcatcacaagAACTGTGCTTGGATGGTCTGAGTCATACCTCACAGGCAGATCCTTCAAGGtcacctggagaggagaggtgtcaaaatcacaccagctgaccactggtgttcatcagggatcagtgcttggaccactACTCTTCTCAGTCTGCTCTACATCACTCGGATTGATCATGcgttcaggtcatttttgacccgggagaggtagaaaataattttttaaataccaTAGTTTTTAGTATAGAAACCAATCttttgactttgtcaagactatcgaaatacacataatttttttttctccagattttttaataaacatttttttttaattgttacatattttgtttttgcgggtcaattttgacctggGCATCAACTGTGGATTTACATATAgtattatgtagatttttttgtacatctatgaattcgATTTTTTCTTATTTACACTACATTTAGCAGCTTTCctatactctctcacacacttttttgtctcccattgggactgcatcttgtttacaaacatgcacaaacacatacacatacagtcacacacagacacccacacacacattcctgaacaaaacagacatgatagatgtaacaaacataacaaataaactaaatcaaaggtactaaTGACTAAAGGGGGTGTGGCAAGAGCAAAAGTTAATTtacacattagtctaaatagggcttgaaagaggagaTTGTCCACATTTTATTCTGCAATCATCTGATGATGAACCAGCTTACAGCAAACTCACACATCTACATTTggcagttcatgcaagtaaatagaatagattctgcttaaaaacataataaagaaGTATGAATGTTGTAtcttgagctgtacagttgttttgatgatgttaagttgaaaaagaatgtttttttttttccataaaagttgtattgagcagttatgagtaacagGAAATTAATTCAAactactagtaattctcacattatatgttaatatacattttatattatgttatatttaaatacaatttcacagaaatgttgtttaaaaatatatcttcACATGTTTCACACTGGTTTTGATGTAGTATGTATAATtttaaatgtcaaagaatttctacattttattatttctaaaaacaaaaacaaaaaaatggcatattaaatatTCACTTTTAGATCTTTCAGTTAACctgccaaaaatatcaatctttttacatgtgtGAACAGTTAAGaagttattaatgacttacaatatagttttagattaaAACCATCGGCTTAAGAATCATTTATaagctttaaagaaatagttcacccaaaaatgaaagttctctcatcatttattcaccctcatgccatcccatatgtacatgactttctttcttctgcagacttttataagaatatttcagctctgtaggtccatacaatgaaagtgaatggatgccaaagttttgaagctccaaaaatcacataaaggcagaataaaagtaatccatatgactccagtggttaaatccatattttctgaagcaatatgaaaggtgtgggtgagaaacagatcaatatttaagtcaatttttaataGAAATTcatcctgcccagtaggtggcgatatgcatgaagaatgtgcatcgccaaaaacacaagaagaatgtgaaagttaaagtggaggctGACTGAACAGGGattagaatttatagtaaaaattacataaatattgatctgtttctcacccacaacaatcaaatcgcttctggagacattgattaaaccactggagtcatacgaattacttttatgctgatttttggagcttaaaaatgttggcacccattcacttgtattgtatggaccaaaagagctgagaaattctgctaaaaatcttaatttgtgttttgctgaagaaagaaagtcacacacatctgggatggcataagggttagtaaatgatgagaaaattttcatttttgggtgaactattccttttattccaccgggtcaaaattgacccacaaatgcaaaaggtgtatgcagattctgaacgcaataggagggttaaggcGCATGGGTTTTCCTACTACTGCTACACAGATTATACGCAGCTCTACATGTCATTCCTGCTTGACGACCCCAccgtctcagctcgtatctctgcctgcctctcagagatctcagcctggatgaaggaatgtCACCTTCAGCtaaaccttgccaagacagaactcctcgtgatcccagccgacccatctgttgaccacaacctcactattcatcttggttcaattACCCTAACACCATCCAGGACAGCCCAGAACCTGGTAGTGATGGTCGATGACCAGCTTAACATCGccgcccacatctcatcaactgcccGATCTTGCAGATTCACACTTTACAGCATCAGAAAAATCAGACCTtacctgtctgaatatgctacacagctcctggtccaagctctggtcatttcaagacagGACTACTGTAATGTCCTGTTAGCCATCCTTCCAGCTAGCATGaataagccactgcagatggtccagaatgcagcagagcatctggtcttcaatcagccaaagagggctcacatcaccccactcttgatttcactccactggctgccagtagctggctgcctgcatcaaattcaaggatTTTACTCTGGCCTTCatgacagccaatggaacagcaccctcttcaaatcactcctccaggtctatgtcccaactcgctctctgcggtcagTGAACGAACGCCGCCTGGTGGTCCCGTCACTAAGAGGCACAAAGTCTGTTTCACGATCATctactttctctgttcctctgttgtggaatgagcttccaacctccacacgatctacTGATACTttctcagcattcaagaaccagctgaaaacacatctgttccacaaGCACTTAATTAATCCACACTAAATTactatttaacaatttaaaaaaatgtccttgtctgtctctttcttctgcgctagcttcTATAATACTCCAGGAACTTTGAGgacttggcagtgtgatactgcagatattgttgacttttgtatgcaTAATGACTTCTTATGTTCTTCATTTGTatgtagctttggataaaagtgtgtgctaaatgactaaatgtaagaTTAGCCCAGTCTCAATATGAGCTGGCATGTTGGGTTAAATGTACAATTCAGCCTTCTGGGTTAAAATGGGTAACCCAGCTAGGGTTACTTTAACCCAACATGTGTTCTGTCCAATATTTACTCAGCACTGGGTTGCTAAATGGGTCATTTTTAACCCAGCCAATTTTATAGTGTAAGTAAAGTAGagtaaaaatcaaattttttttgttaactgttaaatgaataacaaattatttcattttaaa
This genomic interval carries:
- the LOC127434436 gene encoding uncharacterized protein LOC127434436 isoform X1; the encoded protein is MYEAEEISQTRQEFSLVCQTDIVFADPGDDVVLACRLEPAISAAAMEIKWLNKADLVCHYKDGQVTESRGYEGRVSLSLQDLQRGNVSLTLRDIRGLQRGLYICEVIHEWQTKREYVFLYISSENVRLVVPTDIISADAGADVTLPVHLSPETSAVSMTVMWFRGTELIYQYNNGQGTTNRCCENRVGLPIQELGRGNLSLNLRNVQQSDSGNYTCKVFQDGYLFTGLVHLRVREIDKSDYTRHLQDILTQVYNDTVQQKLTKENIKKLVKALSLLFHGRNKKKNTFVVLEPTSRRTDSMERIPPFLGDGSSVESLEIEDTSVVGPTSRRTNSMEGIPPLMERESGNQNTRQTRERGIATEQARSFPAMPSVQRTSARENTLTQERPEATMQWTLPERRQGSIATAQETSTPAMPSQDPQREGTAGSAMSPAGGRTQAQERPGSSTQRTQRRHESTENKCQIL
- the LOC127434436 gene encoding junctional adhesion molecule-like isoform X2; translation: MYEAEEISQTRQEFSLVCQTDIVFADPGDDVVLACRLEPAISAAAMEIKWLNKADLVCHYKDGQVTESRGYEGRVSLSLQDLQRGNVSLTLRDIRGLQRGLYICEVIHEWQTKREYVFLYISSENVRLVVPTDIISADAGADVTLPVHLSPETSAVSMTVMWFRGTELIYQYNNGQGTTNRCCENRVGLPIQELGRGNLSLNLRNVQQSDSGNYTCKVFQDGYLFTGLVHLRVRVLEPTSRRTDSMERIPPFLGDGSSVESLEIEDTSVVGPTSRRTNSMEGIPPLMERESGNQNTRQTRERGIATEQARSFPAMPSVQRTSARENTLTQERPEATMQWTLPERRQGSIATAQETSTPAMPSQDPQREGTAGSAMSPAGGRTQAQERPGSSTQRTQRRHESTENKCQIL